One region of Flavobacterium sp. GSB-24 genomic DNA includes:
- a CDS encoding TetR/AcrR family transcriptional regulator: protein MSTVDRKAREKEALRALILKGAKKLFVEKGIEQTTIRNIAEEIDYSVGTVYVYFKDKNAILHDLHSIGFQELGSYFQDLITIEDPKERLKKMGFTYIKFALENSEMYDLMFNLKAPMEFLESSDNENWDEGAVTFNYVKKTIEECIDQGHFKDHEVEGLSFMVWSLVHGMCCLEIRQRTKGVKFTNPDTILYDGYNEFLKIIEKL from the coding sequence ATGAGTACAGTAGATAGAAAAGCACGAGAAAAAGAAGCGTTAAGAGCATTGATATTAAAAGGTGCTAAAAAGCTTTTCGTTGAAAAAGGAATTGAACAGACAACCATTAGAAACATAGCAGAAGAGATTGATTATAGTGTAGGGACGGTTTATGTTTATTTTAAGGATAAAAATGCTATTCTGCACGATTTGCATTCAATTGGTTTTCAGGAATTAGGTAGTTATTTTCAGGACTTAATTACAATCGAAGATCCAAAAGAGCGATTAAAAAAAATGGGATTTACCTATATAAAATTTGCCCTTGAAAACTCTGAAATGTATGATTTGATGTTTAATTTAAAGGCACCAATGGAATTTCTTGAAAGTTCGGATAATGAGAATTGGGATGAAGGTGCCGTTACGTTTAATTACGTAAAAAAAACTATCGAAGAATGCATTGATCAGGGTCATTTTAAAGATCATGAGGTAGAGGGTTTGTCTTTTATGGTTTGGAGCTTAGTCCATGGTATGTGCTGTCTTGAAATCAGACAGAGAACAAAAGGAGTGAAATTTACCAACCCAGATACCATTTTATATGATGGATATAATGAATTTTTAAAAATAATAGAAAAGCTTTAA
- a CDS encoding SDR family NAD(P)-dependent oxidoreductase encodes MELNGKTILITGGSAGIGLEAAKQFIEQGAKVIITGRDQVKLALAKKNYPSLITINSDASSQEAALSLYNQISELGGIDILYNNAGIMNGQDNLGLSSSKHFEKASMEINTNYLGVILLNDLFMDMLKSRKEAAIINTSSILSYTPSNLVPTYSASKAAVRFYTEALRDHLQIIGSQLKVFELLPPLVKTNLSENMEGKSITPDVLIDALIKAIKNDTYTIRVGDTKAIYWLNRFLPKAAYKLLNHKGVVAKLRS; translated from the coding sequence ATGGAATTAAACGGAAAGACGATATTAATCACTGGCGGCTCTGCTGGCATCGGATTAGAAGCTGCAAAGCAATTTATTGAGCAGGGAGCAAAAGTTATTATTACGGGAAGAGATCAGGTAAAATTAGCGCTTGCCAAAAAAAATTATCCTTCTTTAATCACTATCAATAGCGATGCATCAAGTCAGGAGGCTGCTTTGAGTTTGTACAATCAAATCAGTGAACTTGGAGGTATTGACATACTTTATAATAATGCTGGAATCATGAATGGGCAGGATAATTTAGGTCTAAGCAGTTCTAAACATTTTGAGAAAGCCTCTATGGAAATTAATACCAATTATTTAGGCGTTATTTTATTAAATGATCTTTTTATGGACATGTTGAAATCGAGAAAGGAAGCGGCAATTATTAATACAAGTTCTATTTTAAGTTACACGCCCTCTAATCTTGTTCCTACTTATTCAGCATCCAAAGCTGCAGTACGTTTCTATACAGAAGCGCTGCGAGATCATTTACAGATAATAGGAAGCCAATTAAAAGTATTCGAATTACTGCCGCCACTGGTAAAAACAAATTTGTCTGAAAATATGGAAGGCAAATCTATAACACCAGATGTGTTGATTGATGCTTTAATAAAAGCAATAAAAAACGATACTTATACCATACGCGTGGGAGATACGAAAGCAATTTACTGGTTGAACCGATTTTTACCGAAAGCTGCCTATAAATTATTGAACCATAAGGGTGTTGTGGCTAAACTTCGTTCTTGA
- a CDS encoding helix-turn-helix domain-containing protein, which yields MKTPKKRSDCPVSYSLEAFGDKWSLLIVRDLMLHKKCTYGELAKSDEKIATNILAARLLSLEENGIIQKLEHPESKAKVLYQLTQKGIDLIPIIVEINLWAEKYTEIPESRKELVAQMNADKEGFIIKSIDELTTNINF from the coding sequence ATGAAAACTCCAAAAAAAAGATCAGACTGTCCTGTAAGTTATTCGCTTGAAGCCTTTGGCGACAAGTGGTCACTGCTCATTGTAAGGGATTTAATGCTGCACAAAAAATGCACCTATGGCGAATTGGCAAAATCTGACGAGAAGATAGCAACTAATATTTTAGCAGCCCGCCTTCTTTCATTAGAGGAAAATGGAATTATCCAAAAATTGGAACATCCAGAGAGTAAAGCCAAAGTATTATATCAGTTAACACAGAAAGGAATAGATTTAATTCCCATAATTGTTGAAATTAATTTATGGGCGGAAAAGTATACCGAAATACCCGAGAGTAGAAAAGAATTAGTAGCCCAAATGAATGCTGATAAAGAAGGATTTATTATAAAGAGCATTGATGAACTCACCACAAATATCAATTTTTGA
- the mnmE gene encoding tRNA uridine-5-carboxymethylaminomethyl(34) synthesis GTPase MnmE, which yields MINQDSIVALATPSGAGAIAIIRISGAEAITIGNSVFKSIKNKDLTKQKTHTLHLGHIVDGSKTLDEVLVSVFKGPNSYTGEDTIEISCHGSTYIQQQIIQLLLRNGCRMADAGEFTLRAFLNGKLDLSQAEAVADLISSDNEASHQIAMQQMRGGFSNEIAKLREELLNFASLIELELDFAEEDVEFADRTQFHELLNRIEFVLKRLIDSFAVGNVIKNGIPVAIVGEPNVGKSTLLNALLNEERAIVSDIAGTTRDTIEDELVIGGIGFRFIDTAGIRDTKDVVESIGIKKTFEKIEQAQVVIYLFDGLKFQTSSSDFVSEIEQIKNKYPLKPLLIVVNKKDILSEEEVQNITTKLENLNAKLLLISAKEKIGVEDLKNELLSFVNTGALRNNETIVTNTRHYDSLLKALDEIQKVKFGLESGLSSDLMALDIREALYQFGLITGQVSNDELLGNIFANFCIGK from the coding sequence ATGATAAATCAAGATTCTATAGTTGCTTTGGCTACACCTTCTGGAGCTGGGGCTATCGCCATAATTCGAATTTCGGGAGCTGAGGCTATTACGATAGGTAATTCAGTTTTTAAATCAATTAAAAATAAAGATTTAACCAAACAAAAAACACATACACTGCATTTAGGACATATTGTAGACGGAAGTAAAACGCTAGATGAAGTTTTAGTTTCGGTATTTAAAGGTCCGAATTCCTATACAGGAGAAGATACAATTGAGATTTCTTGTCACGGCTCAACTTATATTCAACAGCAGATTATTCAGTTATTACTTCGAAATGGCTGTAGAATGGCCGATGCAGGGGAGTTTACACTTCGTGCTTTTTTAAACGGAAAACTAGATTTGTCACAAGCAGAAGCAGTTGCCGATTTAATTTCTTCTGATAATGAAGCTTCTCACCAAATTGCCATGCAGCAAATGCGCGGGGGATTTAGTAATGAAATTGCAAAACTTCGTGAAGAACTTTTGAATTTTGCTTCCTTAATTGAATTAGAATTAGACTTCGCTGAAGAAGATGTGGAGTTTGCTGATAGAACGCAGTTTCATGAATTGTTAAACCGAATTGAATTTGTTTTAAAACGCTTAATTGATTCGTTTGCAGTTGGGAACGTAATTAAAAACGGAATACCAGTTGCTATTGTCGGCGAGCCAAATGTTGGAAAATCGACTTTATTGAATGCTTTACTGAATGAAGAAAGAGCGATTGTTTCGGACATTGCAGGAACAACTCGTGACACAATTGAAGATGAATTGGTAATTGGCGGTATCGGATTTAGATTTATTGATACTGCTGGAATACGCGATACAAAAGATGTTGTAGAAAGCATTGGTATCAAAAAAACTTTTGAGAAAATAGAGCAGGCTCAGGTGGTAATTTATTTGTTTGATGGATTAAAATTCCAAACTTCAAGTTCTGATTTTGTTTCAGAAATTGAACAAATCAAGAATAAATATCCATTAAAACCTTTGCTTATTGTAGTTAATAAAAAAGATATTTTATCTGAAGAAGAAGTACAAAACATTACAACTAAACTTGAAAATCTAAATGCAAAACTTCTTTTAATTTCAGCTAAAGAAAAAATTGGGGTAGAGGATTTAAAGAATGAGTTATTGTCTTTTGTAAATACAGGCGCGCTTCGAAATAACGAAACAATTGTTACTAATACAAGGCATTATGATTCGTTATTAAAAGCGTTAGATGAGATTCAAAAAGTAAAATTCGGATTAGAATCTGGTCTTTCAAGCGATCTTATGGCGCTTGATATTCGTGAAGCTTTATATCAATTCGGGCTGATTACAGGTCAAGTTTCAAATGATGAATTACTGGGGAATATCTTTGCTAACTTTTGCATCGGTAAGTAG
- a CDS encoding universal stress protein encodes MKKILFPTDFSDAATNAFVHALEFAKIVKAELILLHTFEIPVYDSQFFPENYASIYSSIELAKFEMFKDEIPKLRAIAAERKLDDIVIRHRLMDGDLIYNLKNAVKEDNVDFVIMGTNSVSDWTKFFTGSNTESVISGVEVPVLCVPVEAKFKKIKTIGFTTRYREKDKKELKKILKIAKKTDAKVKSLYVKTSNSDVADTTIKEWENEFANDNVEFLVLPSDEVKETIIDFILYKDIDILTTITHKRSFFESLFDSSFSKKISKEVPIPVLVMHED; translated from the coding sequence ATGAAAAAGATACTATTCCCTACCGATTTCTCTGATGCTGCAACAAATGCATTTGTCCATGCTTTAGAATTTGCTAAAATTGTAAAAGCCGAATTAATCTTGCTTCATACATTTGAGATTCCAGTTTACGACAGCCAATTTTTTCCAGAGAATTACGCTTCTATATATAGTTCGATCGAGTTAGCCAAATTTGAAATGTTCAAAGATGAAATTCCAAAATTAAGAGCTATCGCTGCCGAACGTAAATTAGATGATATTGTGATCAGACACCGTTTAATGGACGGCGATCTTATATACAACCTTAAAAATGCGGTTAAAGAAGACAACGTAGATTTTGTAATAATGGGAACAAACAGCGTTTCTGATTGGACTAAATTTTTTACTGGATCTAATACCGAATCAGTAATTTCGGGAGTTGAGGTTCCTGTATTGTGCGTTCCAGTTGAGGCAAAATTCAAGAAAATAAAAACTATTGGTTTTACCACTCGCTACCGTGAAAAAGATAAAAAAGAACTTAAAAAAATCTTGAAAATAGCGAAGAAAACAGATGCTAAAGTGAAAAGTTTATATGTAAAAACTTCCAATTCAGACGTGGCAGATACAACTATAAAAGAATGGGAAAACGAATTTGCCAATGACAATGTTGAATTTTTAGTATTGCCAAGTGATGAGGTTAAAGAAACAATTATAGATTTTATTCTTTATAAAGACATTGATATCTTGACCACTATCACACATAAAAGATCTTTCTTTGAAAGTCTTTTCGATTCAAGTTTTAGTAAAAAAATATCAAAAGAAGTACCAATTCCTGTATTAGTTATGCACGAAGATTAA
- a CDS encoding DNA mismatch repair protein, whose product MKAYQDKVSTYSELYNKTNKKYNSISLLRLLSIFLLLFFMFYYIKTNEILYVILAVLSFAGFIILMRIHSRLSFQKLFAETLLKINQNEISFLQREKTPFENGAEFIDFHHPYAYDLDIFGEHSLFQNLNRTASYIGKKTLADLLLHTLPETAILENQEAVNELKNKVDWRQEFQALAIISEDSKASFEAIKHWISFKNNTLPKVLVALSIILPTLFFGVLAAYFITSKTILLSYLTYIFIANLIVLGRSLKRIQGEIAKADNIDKIIKQYSLLLEKIEKESFQSKKLIRLQEQLVYKNAKANQHLKQLSELFSRMDTISNFVTAILFNGTFLFNLHVLRSLLKWKENYASEIDNWISIIGEMEALNSLANLAYNNSDFVFPEINSEYKIEFKNLSHPLLNPATRIGNDTNFHPLSFVILTGSNMSGKSTFLRSLGINMVLGGIGSVVCASEAKIHPLPVLVSMRLSDSLSDSESYFFAEIKRLKQIMDALENQPAFVLLDEILRGTNSDDKRNGTIEVVKKIISKKAVGAIATHDIEVCLTTNEYPEILTNQCFEVEIQNNELHFDYKLRNGICKNKSATFLMQKMGVI is encoded by the coding sequence ATGAAAGCATATCAGGACAAAGTCAGCACGTATTCAGAACTATATAATAAAACCAACAAAAAATATAACAGCATAAGCCTTTTGAGGTTATTGAGTATTTTTCTTTTATTGTTTTTTATGTTTTACTACATCAAAACAAACGAAATACTTTATGTGATTTTAGCTGTTCTGTCTTTTGCTGGTTTTATCATTTTGATGAGAATACATTCTCGTTTGTCTTTTCAAAAACTATTCGCAGAAACACTGCTTAAAATCAATCAAAACGAAATTTCTTTTTTACAAAGAGAAAAAACGCCTTTTGAAAATGGTGCTGAATTTATCGATTTTCATCATCCGTATGCGTATGATTTAGATATTTTTGGAGAACATTCTTTATTTCAAAATCTAAACAGAACGGCATCATATATCGGAAAAAAAACACTTGCCGATTTATTACTTCATACTCTTCCTGAAACTGCAATTTTAGAAAACCAGGAAGCTGTTAACGAACTAAAAAACAAAGTAGACTGGAGACAAGAATTTCAAGCTTTAGCAATTATTAGCGAAGATTCTAAAGCATCTTTTGAAGCTATAAAACATTGGATTTCTTTTAAAAATAATACTTTACCTAAAGTTTTAGTTGCGCTTTCCATTATTCTTCCAACATTATTCTTTGGAGTTTTAGCAGCCTATTTTATCACTTCAAAAACTATTTTACTTTCATACCTGACTTACATTTTTATTGCCAATTTAATTGTTTTAGGAAGGTCATTAAAAAGGATTCAGGGAGAAATAGCAAAGGCAGATAATATTGATAAAATCATCAAACAGTATAGTTTATTGTTGGAAAAAATCGAAAAAGAATCTTTTCAATCTAAAAAATTAATCCGCTTACAAGAACAGCTAGTTTATAAAAATGCCAAAGCAAACCAGCATTTGAAACAGCTTTCAGAACTATTTTCAAGAATGGATACGATCAGTAATTTTGTTACTGCGATTCTTTTTAACGGAACATTCTTGTTCAACCTTCATGTTTTAAGATCACTTTTAAAATGGAAAGAAAATTACGCTTCTGAAATCGATAATTGGATTTCTATAATTGGCGAAATGGAAGCTTTAAATAGTCTTGCCAATTTAGCTTACAACAATTCTGATTTTGTTTTCCCTGAAATTAATTCTGAATATAAAATTGAATTCAAGAATCTAAGTCATCCGTTATTAAATCCTGCTACACGAATTGGAAACGACACTAATTTTCACCCGCTTTCTTTCGTGATTTTGACTGGTTCTAATATGTCGGGAAAAAGTACCTTTTTAAGAAGCTTAGGGATTAATATGGTGCTTGGCGGAATAGGTTCAGTTGTTTGTGCTTCAGAAGCTAAAATACATCCACTTCCAGTATTAGTTTCAATGCGATTATCTGATTCTTTATCAGACAGCGAATCTTACTTTTTTGCTGAAATTAAACGTTTAAAACAGATCATGGATGCTCTTGAAAATCAGCCAGCTTTTGTTCTATTAGATGAGATTTTAAGAGGAACAAATTCGGATGACAAAAGAAACGGAACAATTGAAGTCGTAAAGAAAATAATTTCTAAAAAAGCCGTTGGCGCAATCGCTACACATGACATTGAAGTCTGCTTAACAACAAACGAATATCCTGAAATTTTAACCAATCAATGCTTTGAAGTCGAAATCCAAAATAACGAACTGCATTTCGATTATAAACTTAGAAACGGTATCTGTAAAAATAAAAGCGCTACTTTCTTAATGCAGAAGATGGGGGTTATTTAA
- a CDS encoding Na+/H+ antiporter encodes MENITVIIMLLFGVAFLSLVSKRYNFPIPIVLVLCGVVISVVPGLPVIALSPEIVFIVFLPPLLYHAAWHTSWSDFKQSIRPITFAAVGLVFFTTGLVAVFAHWLINDMSWPLAFLLGAIVSPPDAVSATAITKGLGLNPRLIAILEGESLVNDASGLVAYKYALTAITAGNFILWQAGLNFVLMSVLGIAIGLAVGYIMYYIHKRFVCDDIIEVTLTLLTPFASYLLAEHFEGSGVLAVVTTGLFLAARSGTIFSHESRIMTNTIWDVLNNILNGLIFILIGLQLRQIIAGISNYSGNSLFIWGAVISIVVILVRFLWVIPAAILPRIISKKIREKEKFDYRNMIIFGWSGMRGVVSMAAALALPLMLNKTEAFPLRNLIIYLVFCVILSTLVIQGLTLPWLIKKLKIERYSILAEEYEIRNKIVSETIAHIEDNFSLLDDELLHNIKSKYEVKFNRLQKTELPANFFGNGKVLGGQIFNEFTKVQIDLLNVERNKLESMHKKGLVNEEIFRKIEKELDLEETRLWMEMYEEN; translated from the coding sequence ATGGAAAATATCACAGTAATTATAATGTTACTCTTTGGCGTGGCTTTTCTTAGCCTTGTTAGTAAAAGATATAATTTCCCGATTCCAATTGTTTTGGTTTTATGCGGTGTTGTCATTAGTGTTGTTCCAGGACTTCCTGTAATTGCTTTAAGTCCAGAAATAGTATTTATCGTATTTCTTCCACCTCTTTTGTATCATGCCGCGTGGCATACCAGCTGGTCAGACTTTAAACAATCCATACGTCCGATAACTTTTGCCGCCGTTGGTTTGGTGTTTTTTACTACAGGATTAGTTGCTGTTTTTGCACATTGGCTTATTAATGATATGTCTTGGCCGTTAGCCTTTTTACTTGGTGCTATTGTTTCGCCTCCCGATGCGGTTTCTGCAACTGCTATTACAAAAGGATTAGGACTAAATCCACGATTAATTGCCATTCTAGAGGGAGAAAGTTTAGTAAACGATGCAAGTGGTCTTGTAGCGTACAAATATGCTCTTACTGCGATTACAGCAGGAAATTTTATTTTATGGCAGGCGGGATTAAATTTTGTTTTAATGTCGGTTTTAGGCATAGCCATAGGTTTAGCTGTTGGTTATATCATGTATTATATTCATAAGAGATTTGTTTGTGATGATATTATCGAAGTAACGCTCACATTATTGACACCATTTGCTTCTTATCTACTTGCAGAACATTTTGAAGGTTCGGGAGTTTTGGCTGTCGTAACAACAGGTCTTTTTTTAGCTGCGAGATCGGGAACCATATTTTCTCATGAAAGCCGAATTATGACAAATACAATTTGGGATGTTCTAAATAATATTCTAAACGGTTTGATTTTTATTTTAATCGGACTTCAGTTAAGGCAGATTATCGCAGGCATCAGTAATTACTCTGGAAATTCGTTGTTTATCTGGGGAGCTGTTATCAGCATTGTGGTTATTTTGGTTCGTTTTTTATGGGTTATTCCAGCTGCGATTCTTCCGAGAATAATAAGTAAAAAGATCCGCGAAAAAGAAAAATTTGATTATCGAAATATGATCATTTTCGGATGGTCTGGAATGCGTGGTGTAGTTTCCATGGCAGCTGCTTTGGCACTTCCCTTAATGTTGAATAAAACAGAAGCATTCCCGCTTCGTAATTTGATTATTTACTTGGTTTTTTGCGTAATACTATCCACTTTGGTTATTCAAGGGCTTACACTTCCTTGGCTAATTAAAAAACTAAAAATCGAGCGTTATTCTATTTTGGCAGAAGAATATGAAATCCGAAATAAAATAGTTTCTGAGACAATCGCACATATCGAAGATAATTTTTCTTTACTAGATGATGAATTACTCCATAACATTAAAAGCAAGTATGAAGTAAAATTTAACCGACTCCAAAAGACAGAACTTCCGGCTAATTTTTTCGGAAATGGAAAAGTATTGGGTGGACAAATTTTTAATGAGTTTACCAAAGTTCAGATTGATCTTTTGAACGTTGAACGCAATAAATTAGAAAGTATGCACAAAAAAGGATTAGTAAACGAAGAGATTTTTCGCAAAATTGAAAAAGAACTTGATTTAGAAGAAACCCGTTTGTGGATGGAAATGTATGAGGAAAATTAA
- a CDS encoding ribonucleoside-diphosphate reductase subunit alpha — protein sequence MNTIDTNPVNNFESQNDSKMWWKNSESEQILNRGYLLKGETVEGAIDRICTAAAKRLYKPELKESFVEMIERGWMSISSPVWANMGTERGLPISCFNVHVPDKIEGITHKLGEVIMQTKIGGGTSGYFGELRERGSAVTDNGKSSGAVSFMKLFDTAMDTISQGGVRRGAFAAYLDIDHPDIEEFLKIKSIGNPIQNLFTGICVPDYWMQEMIDGDADKRQIWAKVLESRQQKGLPYIFFSDNVNKNKPQVYKDQNLRINASNLCSEIMLPSTHDESFICCLSSMNLELYEEWKDTEAVKLAIFFLDAVLQEFIEKTEGNYYLSAANKFAKRHRALGLGVLGWHSYLQKNMIPFEGMEAKMKTTEIFKHISDKADKASQELARIYGEPELLKGYGRRNTTTMAIAPTTSSSAILGQTSPGIEPFSSNYYKAGLSKGNFMRKNKYLKKLLEEKGLDNEEVWRGIMLNGGSVQHMEQLTQQEKDVFKTFKEISQLEIVQQAGIRQKFVDQGQSLNLNIPAELAIKDVNRLMIEAWQQGVKSLYYQRSQSVSKELVTSLVSCSSCES from the coding sequence ATGAATACGATAGACACAAACCCAGTAAATAATTTTGAATCACAGAACGATAGTAAAATGTGGTGGAAGAACTCTGAAAGTGAGCAAATTTTAAATCGCGGATACCTTTTAAAAGGTGAAACGGTTGAAGGTGCAATCGATCGAATTTGTACCGCTGCCGCTAAAAGACTTTACAAACCAGAATTAAAAGAATCTTTTGTTGAAATGATCGAAAGAGGCTGGATGAGTATTAGTTCGCCTGTGTGGGCAAATATGGGAACAGAAAGAGGTTTGCCAATTTCTTGTTTTAATGTACACGTTCCAGATAAAATTGAAGGAATCACCCATAAATTGGGCGAGGTAATTATGCAGACTAAAATCGGAGGCGGGACTTCTGGTTATTTTGGTGAATTACGCGAGCGCGGAAGTGCCGTAACAGATAACGGAAAGAGTAGTGGAGCCGTAAGCTTTATGAAACTTTTTGATACTGCAATGGATACAATTTCGCAAGGCGGAGTTCGTCGTGGCGCATTTGCAGCTTATTTAGATATTGACCACCCGGATATCGAGGAGTTTTTGAAAATTAAAAGTATCGGAAACCCAATTCAGAATTTGTTTACAGGAATCTGTGTGCCAGATTATTGGATGCAGGAAATGATTGATGGAGATGCTGATAAAAGACAAATTTGGGCGAAAGTTTTAGAAAGCCGTCAGCAAAAAGGTTTGCCTTATATTTTCTTTAGTGACAACGTAAATAAAAACAAACCACAAGTTTATAAAGATCAAAACTTAAGAATCAATGCCAGTAACTTGTGCAGTGAGATTATGCTTCCATCAACTCATGATGAATCATTTATCTGCTGTTTATCTTCAATGAACTTGGAGCTATATGAAGAATGGAAAGATACTGAAGCGGTAAAACTGGCAATCTTTTTCTTAGATGCTGTTTTACAGGAATTCATCGAAAAAACTGAAGGGAACTATTATCTTTCTGCAGCTAATAAATTTGCTAAAAGACACCGTGCATTAGGTTTAGGCGTTTTAGGATGGCATTCTTATTTACAGAAAAATATGATTCCGTTTGAAGGAATGGAAGCTAAAATGAAAACTACAGAGATTTTTAAACATATTAGCGATAAAGCAGATAAAGCAAGTCAAGAATTAGCTAGAATTTACGGAGAGCCGGAATTGTTAAAAGGTTACGGAAGACGTAATACAACCACAATGGCAATTGCACCAACAACATCTTCTTCTGCAATTTTAGGACAAACTTCTCCAGGAATTGAGCCTTTTAGCAGTAACTATTATAAAGCTGGATTGAGTAAAGGTAATTTTATGCGTAAAAATAAATACCTTAAAAAACTGTTGGAAGAAAAAGGTTTAGATAATGAAGAAGTTTGGAGAGGAATTATGCTGAATGGCGGAAGTGTTCAGCATATGGAACAGTTGACTCAGCAGGAAAAAGATGTATTTAAAACATTTAAAGAAATCAGCCAGTTAGAAATTGTACAGCAGGCAGGAATCCGCCAGAAATTTGTGGATCAGGGACAAAGTTTAAATCTTAATATTCCAGCAGAATTGGCAATTAAAGATGTGAACCGTTTAATGATCGAAGCTTGGCAGCAAGGAGTTAAAAGTTTATACTACCAAAGAAGCCAGAGTGTTTCTAAAGAATTAGTAACAAGTCTTGTTTCCTGCAGCAGTTGCGAATCATAA
- a CDS encoding ribonucleotide-diphosphate reductase subunit beta produces MSIFDKRINYKPFEYPEVLQFTEAINKAYWVHTEVDFTADTQDFHAHLNLAEKTAIKNSLLAIAQIEVAVKSFWGNIYEHFPKPEFNGLGTTFAECEFRHSEAYSRLLEVLGYNDEFEKLLDVPVVRRRVDYLSNVLKDTKSQDNRKYMVSLILFSILIENVSLFSQFAILLSFTRFKGYMKNVSNIIAWTSIDEQIHANGGIYIINKIREEFPEYFNAETLELIRETVKESITVEADILDWIFEDGAIETINKEDLVNFMKFRIDESLKQINIETIFNVSPDEYSKMTWFEEEVFANSLDDFFAKRPVEYTKHDKSITANDLF; encoded by the coding sequence ATGTCAATTTTCGATAAAAGAATCAATTATAAACCTTTTGAATATCCTGAGGTTCTCCAATTTACTGAAGCAATTAATAAAGCCTACTGGGTGCACACCGAAGTAGATTTTACTGCCGACACACAAGATTTTCATGCCCATTTAAATCTGGCTGAAAAAACCGCAATTAAAAATAGTTTATTGGCTATTGCACAAATTGAGGTAGCTGTAAAAAGCTTTTGGGGAAATATATACGAGCATTTTCCAAAACCAGAATTCAACGGATTGGGAACTACTTTTGCAGAATGTGAATTCAGACATTCTGAAGCATATTCTCGTTTATTAGAAGTTTTAGGTTACAATGATGAATTCGAAAAACTTTTAGATGTTCCTGTAGTACGGAGACGTGTAGATTATCTTTCTAATGTATTAAAGGATACCAAATCTCAGGACAACAGAAAATACATGGTTTCGCTGATTTTATTCAGTATTTTAATCGAAAATGTTTCTTTGTTCAGTCAGTTTGCAATTTTATTGTCGTTCACAAGATTCAAAGGCTATATGAAAAATGTGAGCAACATTATTGCTTGGACATCTATCGACGAACAAATTCATGCGAATGGTGGAATTTATATTATTAATAAAATCCGTGAAGAATTTCCCGAATATTTCAATGCTGAAACATTAGAATTAATTAGAGAAACAGTTAAAGAATCTATAACTGTTGAAGCCGATATTTTAGATTGGATTTTTGAAGACGGAGCGATCGAAACTATTAATAAAGAAGACTTAGTGAACTTCATGAAATTTAGAATTGATGAAAGTTTAAAACAAATAAATATTGAAACGATCTTTAATGTTTCTCCAGACGAATATTCAAAAATGACTTGGTTTGAAGAAGAAGTTTTTGCAAACAGTTTAGACGATTTCTTTGCCAAACGTCCTGTTGAATATACGAAACATGATAAAAGCATTACCGCAAACGATCTTTTCTAA